In Felis catus isolate Fca126 chromosome E1, F.catus_Fca126_mat1.0, whole genome shotgun sequence, the following proteins share a genomic window:
- the SLC25A11 gene encoding mitochondrial 2-oxoglutarate/malate carrier protein: MAATASPGAGGMDGKPRTSPKSVKFLFGGLAGMGATVFVQPLDLVKNRMQLSGEGAKTREYKTSFHALTSILRAEGLRGIYTGLSAGLLRQATYTTTRLGIYTVLFERLTGADGTPPGFLLKALIGMTAGATGAFVGTPAEVALIRMTADGRLPPDQRRGYKNVFNALIRIAREEGVPTLWRGCIPTMARAVVVNAAQLASYSQSKQFLLDSGYFSDNILCHFCASMISGLVTTAASMPVDIAKTRIQNMRMIDGKPEYKNGLDVLVKVVRYEGFFSLWKGFTPYYARLGPHTVLTFIFLEQMNKAYKRLFLSG; encoded by the exons ATGGCGGCGACGGCGAGTCCCGGGGCCGGCGGGATGGACGGAAAGCCCCGCACCTCCCCCAAGTCCGTCAAGTTCCTGTTTGGGGGCCTGGCCGG GATGGGAGCCACAGTTTTTGTGCAACCGCTGGATCTGGTGAAGAACCGGATGCAGCTGAGCGGGGAAGGAGCCAAGACACGAGAGTACAAAACCAGCTTCCATGCCCTCACCAGCATCCTGAGGGCAGAAGGGCTGCGGGGCATTTACACTGG GCTGTCAGCTGGCCTGCTGCGCCAGGCCACCTACACCACCACCCGCCTTGGCATCTACACGGTGCTGTTTGAGCGCCTCACTGGGGCTGACGGTACACCCCCTGGCTTTCTGCTGAAGGCCCTGATTGGCATGACGGCCGGTGCAACTGGTGCCTTTGTGGGGACACCAGCTGAAGTGGCTCTCATCCGCATGACCGCCGACGGCCG GCTTCCGCCTGACCAGCGCCGGGGCTACAAAAACGTGTTTAATGCCCTGATTCGAATCGCCCGGGAGGAGGGAGTGCCCACACTGTGGAGG GGCTGCATCCCTACCATGGCTCGTGCTGTCGTGGTCAACGCGGCCCAGCTCGCCTCCTACTCCCAGTCCAAGCAGTTCTTACTGGACTCAG GCTACTTCTCCGACAACATCCTGTGCCATTTCTGCGCCAGCATGATCAGCGGCTTGGTCACCACTGCCGCCTCCATGCCCGTGGACATCGCCAAGACCCG gATCCAGAACATGAGAATGATTGACGGGAAGCCAGAATACAAGAACGGGCTG GACGTGCTGGTGAAGGTTGTCCGCTACGAGGGCTTCTTCAGCCTGTGGAAGGGTTTCACGCCCTACTACGCCCGCCTGGGCCCCCACACCGTCCTCACCTTCATCTTCTTGGAGCAGATGAACAAGGCCTACAAGCGTCTCTTTCTCAGTGGCTGA